The following coding sequences are from one Saccopteryx bilineata isolate mSacBil1 chromosome 3, mSacBil1_pri_phased_curated, whole genome shotgun sequence window:
- the CDA gene encoding cytidine deaminase isoform X1: MAQNHPVCALDPKHVRRLLLLSQEAKKSAYCPYSHFPVGAALLTRDGKIFSGCNVENAAYPLGICAERTAIQKAISEGYKDFRAIAIASDLQDDFISPCGACRQVMREFGTNWAVYMTKPDGTYVVMTVQELLPASFGPEDLQKTQ; the protein is encoded by the exons ATGGCCCAGAACCACCCCGTCTGCGCCCTGGACCCCAAGCACGTCCGGCGGCTGCTGCTCCTCTCCCAGGAAGCCAAGAAGTCCGCCTACTGTCCCTACAGTCACTTCCCCGTGGGGGCCGCCCTCCTCACTAGGGACGGGAAGATCTTCTCCG GGTGCAACGTAGAAAACGCTGCCTACCCGCTGGGCATCTGTGCTGAACGGACTGCCATCCAGAAGGCCATCTCAGAAGGGTACAAAGATTTCAGGGCAATTGCTATCGCCAG CGACTTGCAAGATGATTTCATCTCGCCATGTGGAGCCTGCAGGCAAGTCATGAGAGAG TTTGGCACCAACTGGGCTGTCTACATGACCAAGCCAGATGGTACCTATGTTGTCATGACAGTCCAGGAGCTGCTGCCTGCCTCCTTTGGGCCCGAGGACCTGCAGAAGACTCAGTGA
- the CDA gene encoding cytidine deaminase isoform X2, whose protein sequence is MAQNHPVCALDPKHVRRLLLLSQEAKKSAYCPYSHFPVGAALLTRDGKIFSGCNVENAAYPLGICAERTAIQKAISEGYKDFRAIAIASDLQDDFISPCGACRQVMREYILSLKPFHRSRH, encoded by the exons ATGGCCCAGAACCACCCCGTCTGCGCCCTGGACCCCAAGCACGTCCGGCGGCTGCTGCTCCTCTCCCAGGAAGCCAAGAAGTCCGCCTACTGTCCCTACAGTCACTTCCCCGTGGGGGCCGCCCTCCTCACTAGGGACGGGAAGATCTTCTCCG GGTGCAACGTAGAAAACGCTGCCTACCCGCTGGGCATCTGTGCTGAACGGACTGCCATCCAGAAGGCCATCTCAGAAGGGTACAAAGATTTCAGGGCAATTGCTATCGCCAG CGACTTGCAAGATGATTTCATCTCGCCATGTGGAGCCTGCAGGCAAGTCATGAGAGAG TACATTCTGTCTCTGAAACCATTTCACAGATCAAGACACTGA